A section of the Streptomyces sp. NBC_01591 genome encodes:
- a CDS encoding phosphotransferase enzyme family protein, translating to MNEMRAREVLATAGLSGGAELLAIGENAVFAVGDLVVKVGRDAVRNPELRDRAEREVAVARWLAASDVPAVRAAEPAARLVEGHPVTLWHRLPDAVRPAEPRDLAQLLILVHALPAPDGFGLPRRELLGGVERWLRLAGDAIDPADADYLRERRDGFAAAAAALVPHLPPGPIHGDALPRNVHVGPDGPVLVDLETFSTDLREHDLVVLALSRDRYGLAPEAYDAFTATYGWDVREWEGCAVLRGARETASCAWVSQHAPANPKALAEFRRRVASLRDGDTAVRWYPF from the coding sequence ATGAACGAGATGCGTGCGCGCGAGGTGCTGGCCACTGCCGGACTGTCCGGCGGTGCGGAGCTGCTCGCGATAGGTGAGAACGCGGTGTTCGCCGTCGGCGACCTGGTGGTCAAGGTCGGCCGGGACGCCGTGCGGAACCCGGAACTGCGGGACCGGGCCGAACGCGAGGTGGCCGTCGCCCGGTGGCTGGCCGCCTCGGACGTCCCCGCCGTACGGGCCGCCGAGCCCGCGGCGCGCCTGGTCGAGGGCCACCCCGTGACCCTCTGGCACCGGCTGCCCGACGCCGTACGCCCCGCCGAGCCGCGGGACCTGGCACAGCTGCTCATCCTGGTGCACGCGCTGCCCGCCCCGGACGGTTTCGGCCTCCCGCGCCGCGAACTGCTGGGCGGGGTCGAACGCTGGCTGCGGCTCGCGGGCGACGCGATCGACCCGGCCGACGCCGACTATCTGCGGGAGCGCCGCGACGGCTTCGCGGCGGCGGCCGCCGCACTGGTCCCGCATCTGCCGCCGGGGCCCATCCACGGCGACGCGCTGCCCCGTAACGTCCATGTCGGTCCGGACGGGCCGGTGCTGGTCGATCTGGAGACCTTCTCCACGGATCTGCGCGAGCACGACCTGGTGGTGCTCGCGCTGTCCCGGGACCGGTACGGCCTGGCACCCGAGGCGTACGACGCGTTCACCGCCACGTACGGCTGGGACGTCCGTGAGTGGGAGGGCTGCGCGGTGCTGCGCGGGGCCCGGGAGACGGCCAGCTGTGCGTGGGTGTCCCAGCACGCACCGGCCAACCCGAAGGCGCTCGCAGAATTCCGCCGCCGGGTGGCCTCGCTGCGTGACGGCGACACGGCGGTGCGGTGGTACCCGTTCTGA
- a CDS encoding carbohydrate ABC transporter permease codes for MTQGGEFVTLASATVRSERHGPPGSPQDKRSRPVNRNAGTWFLVLPALIPILILSVGPLLYGIALAFTDAQSGRTRSTQWVGGLNFQDLLHDTLFWDSFRIGLVWAFGVTVPQFVLALGLALLLNQKLRMRWLARALAIIPWAMPEVVVGLMWRLVYNPDAGVLNETIRDLGLGDGRDWLTGLATALPAVIVVGIWAGMPQTTVALLAGLQNTPHELHEAAALDGAGAWRRFRTVTWPVLRPVALSITALNFIWNFNSFALVYVLTNGGPGGRTRLPMLFAYEEAFHYGQFGYAAAMGCVMVTVISVILAVYLAGRLRGGEDR; via the coding sequence ATGACGCAAGGGGGCGAATTCGTGACATTGGCGAGTGCAACCGTACGTTCCGAGAGGCATGGCCCGCCCGGCAGCCCGCAGGACAAGCGGTCCCGGCCGGTCAACCGGAATGCCGGCACCTGGTTCCTGGTGCTGCCCGCGCTGATCCCGATCCTGATCCTGAGCGTCGGCCCCCTGCTCTACGGCATCGCGCTGGCCTTCACCGATGCCCAGTCCGGCCGCACCCGCTCCACCCAGTGGGTGGGCGGACTGAACTTCCAGGACCTGCTCCACGACACCCTCTTCTGGGACTCGTTCCGGATCGGCCTGGTGTGGGCGTTCGGCGTCACCGTCCCGCAGTTCGTACTGGCCCTCGGCCTCGCCCTGCTGCTCAACCAGAAGCTGCGGATGCGCTGGCTGGCGCGGGCGCTGGCGATCATTCCGTGGGCGATGCCCGAGGTGGTCGTGGGCCTCATGTGGCGGCTCGTCTACAACCCGGACGCGGGCGTCCTCAACGAGACCATCCGCGATCTCGGCCTCGGCGACGGCCGGGACTGGCTCACCGGACTCGCCACCGCCCTGCCCGCCGTGATCGTCGTGGGCATCTGGGCGGGCATGCCCCAGACCACCGTCGCCCTGCTCGCCGGGCTGCAGAACACCCCGCACGAACTCCACGAGGCGGCCGCCCTGGACGGAGCCGGTGCCTGGCGCCGCTTCCGTACCGTCACCTGGCCGGTGCTCAGGCCGGTCGCACTGTCCATCACCGCGCTCAACTTCATCTGGAACTTCAACTCCTTCGCCCTGGTCTACGTACTGACCAACGGCGGACCCGGCGGCCGCACCCGGCTGCCGATGCTCTTCGCGTACGAAGAGGCCTTCCACTACGGACAGTTCGGATACGCCGCGGCGATGGGCTGTGTGATGGTCACGGTGATCTCCGTGATCCTCGCGGTGTATCTCGCCGGCCGGCTCAGGGGAGGCGAGGACCGATGA